A DNA window from Brassica napus cultivar Da-Ae chromosome A4, Da-Ae, whole genome shotgun sequence contains the following coding sequences:
- the LOC106431115 gene encoding cysteine proteinase inhibitor 3-like, with amino-acid sequence MESKAFVSVTFLIVTLLLCRTIQPRSCRSIEKTTEKTMILGGVHDLRGNQNSGEIESLARFAIQEHNNRENKVLEFKKIVKAREQVVAGTMYYLTLEANEGGQAKNFEAKVWVKPWMNFKQLQEFKESSS; translated from the exons ATGGAATCAAAAGCTTTCGTATCTGTTACGTTCTTGATTGTAACCCTCCTTCTCTGTCGAACAATTCAACCAAGAAGTTGCAGATCAATAGAGAAAACCACGGAGAAGACGATGATTTTAGGAGGAGTTCATGATCTCCGAGGAAACCAAAACAGTGGAGAGATCGAGAGTCTCGCTCGATTCGCTATTCAAGAACATAACAACAGAGAG AACAAGGTTCTTGAGTTCAAGAAGATTGTAAAGGCAAGAGAACAGGTGGTTGCTGGAACCATGTACTACTTAACTCTTGAAGCAAACGAAGGTGGCCAGGCCAAGAACTTCGAAGCCAAAGTTTGGGTGAAGCCGTGGATGAACTTCAAGCAGTTACAAGAGTTTAAAGAATCTTCTTCTTGA
- the LOC106431076 gene encoding stomatal closure-related actin-binding protein 2-like: MMISQASCFWEERLKIHNKTKDKILTMTKVCPEMKARRVCEKSVVFEPISADVSFASNRFPSYKLGPDDQIIDEPEEDEKGPSVKDVVDKETRDLSDQHKRLSVRDLACKFDKNLAAASKLVAEAKSNEVTSLEGHVMLKKLRDALEAMRGRMDGRNKDSVEKAISMVESLAVTLTQHEGGLIQERFEVKKLASFLKQASEDAKKLVNQERSFACAEIESARDLVMRLGGEFNESERCSKASQDQGPNVEKLVEEVQEARRIRLMHQPTKVMGMKHEIHDLKSQIQEKSAYSVKLQREIGRIKRVEGSKSCPYVLEGAQSLGSCLRIRASSESASDVSKCSVQWYRAASESSRREAISGANRSVYAPEPYDVGRVIQADILSNGQKLTVTTDGPINTASGLQSRVESLMRKSNSEFTVVISQMNGQEHASRSHVLTVGKTRIKLSRGWITKAREIYSTSMQMCGVRDNANVPAKTLFWQPRKGLSFLLTFESEQERNAAIVLSRKYAYDCSVTLVGPDD, translated from the exons atgatGATCAGTCAAGCGAGCTGTTTTTGGGAAGAGAGACTCAAGATTCACAACAAGACCAAAG ATAAGATCCTGACAATGACTAAAGTATGTCCTGAAATGAAAGCAAGAAGAGTGTGTGAAAAATCGGTAGTGTTTGAACCTATTTCAGCAGATGTGAGCTTTGCTTCTAATAGATTTCCATCATACAAGTTAGGACCTGATGATCAGATCATTGATGAGcctgaagaagatgaaaaaggTCCATCTGTTAAAGATGTCGTTGACAAAGAGACACGAGATTTGTCAGATCAACACAAGCGTCTTTCAGTTCGTGACCTCGCTTGCAAGTTCGACAAGAACTTAGCTGCAGCTTCTAAACTAGTTGCCGAG GCAAAGTCGAATGAGGTGACTTCATTGGAAGGACATGTTATGCTAAAGAAACTTAGAGATGCTTTAGAAGCCATGAGAGGTCGTATGGATGGGCGTAACAAGGACTCAGTAGAAAAAGCAATCTCCATG GTTGAGTCACTAGCCGTTACGTTAACTCAACATGAAGGTGGGCTAATTCAAGAAAGGTTTGAAGTGAAGAAACTTGCAAGCTTCCTCAAGCAG GCTTCAGAAGATGCTAAGAAGTTAGTAAACCAGGAAAGGTCGTTTGCTTGTGCTGAAATCGAGAGTGCAAGGGATCTTGTGATGAGACTTGGTGGGGAATTTAATGAAAGTGAGCGTTGTTCTAAGGCTTCTCAAGATCAAGGACCT AATGTGGAGAAACTAGTTGAGGAAGTTCAGGAGGCTAGAAGAATCAGACTGATGCATCAACCAACCAAG GTGATGGGCATGAAACATGAGATTCATGATTTAAAGAGTCAAATTCAAGAGAAGTCAGCATATTCAGTTAAACTTCAAAGAGAG ATAGGAAGAATCAAGAGAGTGGAAGGGTCCAAGTCATGTCCGTATGTTCTTGAGGGTGCACAAAGTCTTGGCTCGTGTCTAAGAATACGTGCCTCCTCAGAGAGTGCTTCAGATGTTTCCAAATGTTCAGTCCAGTGGTACCGTGCAGCATCTGAGTCTAGTCGAAGAGAAGCTATCTCTG GTGCCAACAGATCTGTATATGCTCCAGAACCATATGATGTTGGTAGGGTCATACAAGCAGACATTCTTTCTAACGGTCAGAAACTCACTGTTACAACCGATGGTCCTATTAATACTG CTTCTGGCTTGCAATCACGGGTTGAATCACTCATGCGCAAATCCAACAGTGAATTCACA GTGGTTATATCACAGATGAATGGGCAAGAACATGCATCAAGATCCCACGTCTTAACTGTTGGAAAGACGAGGATAAAGCTGTCCCGAGGATGGATCACGAAGGCCAGAGAAATATATTCAACCTCCATGCAG ATGTGTGGAGTGAGAGACAATGCAAATGTTCCTGCAAAGACATTGTTCTGGCAACCAAGAAAGGGTCTGAGTTTCTTGCTAACTTTCGAGTCAGAGCAAGAACGTAATGCAGCCATTGTTCTCTCCCGGAAATATGCATATGACTGCAGT GTCACTCTGGTTGGCCCAGACGATTAG
- the LOC106347815 gene encoding E3 ubiquitin-protein ligase SHPRH-like: protein MGRRKQPKPQRSLGLNDEKQVSGEEAEGSRRRKKKKESVEDIDKPYYVNLCSSSEEKQERQHFDIAEVVLTNLTLIEGGSGVDCSSRFRLCNVTNFVDRIKLGYWPVLSPSDVTLELVDGSVVWSGGFDGPGEGVCGLAHLASIKFLTLRVVPGGNEGLLSPRVRVELLQEAFDACESLLENTRQRWKNSMIHVMSWLRPEVMTSEARYGTELNLKEDERSITQEDSSEQSRFDAAAFYEAIKPSKTDVMLEDDITDLLPELRPYQRRAAHWMVQRERGDPITLGDKEEFISPLSISIGFLDSAAKMFFNPFSGNISLEPEYCSPRIPGGILADEMGLGKTVELLACIFSHRKPDEDETSVVTNGSPVTDDLKTGLKRVKRERVECKCGAVSKSRKYKGVWVQCDMCDAWQHADCVGYSPKWTRKKAICQDVDEKASEKKSKKDAVEVVVKQGEYVCQMCSELLQVTASPISTGATLIVCPSPILQQWHSEITRHTRLGSLVTCIYEGVRNASHSKEPTVDIITDLLNADIVLTTYDVLRDDLTHDGDRHDGDRHCLRFKKKYPVIPTPLTRIFWWRICLDEAQMVERNTAAATEMALRLYTKHRWCITGTPIQRKLDDLYGLLRFLKANPFDVSRWWTEVIREPYERRDAKAMEFTHKFFKQLMWRSSKIHVADELQLPPQEECVSWLKFSAIEEHFYSRQHETCGSYAREVIETLKRDILKRGHSSSDNPLITHAEAAKLLNSLLKLRQACCHPQVGNSGLPSLQQTPMTMEQILMVLVKKTQSEGEEALRVLIVALNGIAAISMLKQEFSEAVSLYKEALNITEEHAEDFRLDPLLNIHILHNLAEILPLVQSHKRDVKDDDHHRAAKRQRINELDSSTHASSESGLKKDVEYHEECKTLDTVCDTLKVKYLSAFNSKLSSAQQEFKKSYDQVSESLRNIGRQRSVWWLDALQLAEQNKDFTSELTRKIEEAIHVSSRESSRFRTIHGMKLHLQTCMDTLESSRKTVMDKLLEIDQTMEKPRLEDIECIGNCKYCNKKDDGPTCIHCELDERFQEYEARLFRLNKSRGGVMEHASAEEMVDLQKKKSARNHFFFGLSSRNNDVNPSHVDNEEPTKRNASDAVIVSKSASETEVVLGVIRNHCKSYLDSESKLAAKNHLKTLEVMRKEYAHARALARDQAHLLRAYDEIKMATMRLQLRESEDDTAIYALSLDELDAASVQNTNDKFLAQSSLLSIKGKLRYLKGLIETKQKQGESQDHSSPVEETAKASDPVEQERENVVKREDACPICHETLRNQKMVFQCGHSTCCKCFFSMTERGSVHETMRKWVMCPICRQHTDVGNIAYADDRQNGYSSGQDHRENEASLSVQGSYGTKIEAVTRRLLWIKSSDPEAKVLVFSSWNDVLDVLEHAFSANGITFIRMKGGRKSQTAISKFKGTEKESIQVLLLLVQHGANGLNLLEAQHVVLVEPLLNPAAEAQAVGRVHRIGQDKPTLVHRFLVTGTVEDSIYKLNRSKDINVSSFSSSRNTKNQDQQNLTLRDLECLFASPPAEETEENEEDGERNLRDLPPSVAAAMAAERRMKESNDASTSS from the exons ATGGGTAGGAGAAAGCAACCCAAGCCGCAGCGTTCATTGGGATTGAACGATGAAAAGCAAGTCTCCGGCGAGGAGGCAGAGGGTTCTCgccggaggaagaagaagaaggagagtgTTGAAGATATCGATAAGCCGTATTATGTGAACTTATGTTCTTCGAGTGAGGAGAAGCAGGAGAGACAACACTTTGATATAGCTGAAGTTGTTCTCACTAATTTAACTTTAATAGAAGGTGGTTCTGGTGTTGATTGTTCGTCACGGTTTCGTCTGTGCAATGTGACTAACTTTGTTGATCGGATCAAGCTCGGTTACTGGCCTGTGTTGAGTCCTAGTGATGTAACCTTGGAGCTGGTTGATGGGTCAGTGGTTTGGTCTGGGGGTTTTGATGGTCCAGGCGAAGGTGTTTGTGGTCTTGCTCATTTGGCGAGTATAAAGTTTTTGACTTTGAGGGTTGTCCCTGGTGGTAATGAGGGGTTGTTGTCTCCTAGAGTTAGAGTTGAGTTGCTTCAGGAGGCTTTTGATGCGTGTGAGTCTCTTCTTGAGAACACAAGGCAGAGGTGGAAAAATAGTATGATTCATGTCATGTCTTGGTTGAGGCCGGAGGTGATGACATCAGAGGCTAGGTATGGGACGGAACTAAACTTGAAGGAGGATGAGAGATCGATAACTCAGGAGGACTCTAGTGAACAGTCTAGGTTTGATGCTGCTGCTTTTTATGAAGCCATAAAGCCATCTAA GACGGATGTGATGCTTGAAGATGATATAACTGATTTGCTCCCAGAACTTAGGCCGTACCAACGACGTGCAGCTCATTGGATGGTGCAGCGAGAGAGAGGAGATCCAATAACTTTGGGAGACAAAGAAGAATTCATCTCACCTTTGTCAATCTCCATTGGGTTTCTTGACTCTGCTGCAAAAATGTTCTTTAACCCATTCAG TGGGAATATCTCATTGGAACCAGAGTATTGTTCACCTCGAATTCCGGGCGGTATCCTTGCTG ATGAGATGGGATTGGGGAAAACAGTTGAACTACTTGCATGCATCTTCTCTCATCGAAAACCAGACGAGGATGAAACATCTGTTGTGACTAATGGGTCACCAGTAACCGATGATTTAAAAACTGGCTTGAAGAGAGTGAAAAGGGAACGTGTTGAGTGCAAATGTGGAGCTGTCAGTAAAAGCCGCAAATACAAAGGAGTTTGGGTACAGTGTGACATGTGTGATGCTTGGCAGCATGCAGACTGTGTAGGTTATTCACCTAAATGGACAAGAAAGAAGGCTATTTGCCAAGATGTTGATGAAAAAGCATCTGAAAAGAAGAGCAAAAAAGACGCTGTTGAAGTTGTTGTCAAACAAGGTGAATATGTTTGCCAGATGTGCTCTGAGCTTCTTCAAGTCACTGCCTCTCCCATCTCCACAGGTGCCACTCTTATTGTCTGTCCATCTCCTATATTACAGCAATGGCATTCCGAGATTACACG CCATACACGCTTGGGTTCTCTTGTGACATGTATCTATGAAGGCGTGAGGAATGCCTCACACTCCAAAGAACCTACGGTGGACATCATCACTGATCTCCTCAATGCTGACATTGTTTTAACAACCTATGATGTCCTCAGAGATGACTTGACTCATGATGGAGACAGGCATGATGGTGACCGGCACTGTCTAAGATTCAAGAAAAAGTATCCTGTGATTCCTACTCCACTCACAAGAATATTctggtggaggatttgcttggaTGAGGCCCAGATGGTGGAGAGGAATACAGCTGCTGCAACAGAGATGGCTTTGAGATTATACACTAAACACCGTTGGTGCATCACCGGAACTCCTATACAACGCAAACTTGATGACTTGTATGGACTGTTGAGGTTCCTTAAAGCAAATCCTTTCGATGTTTCAAGATGGTGGACTGAAGTCATAAGAGAACCATATGAG AGGCGAGACGCAAAGGCCATGGAGTTTACTCATAAATTTTTCAAACAACTCATGTGGCGTTCTTCAAAAATCCACGTGGCTGATGAGCTGCAGCTTCCACCTCAAGAGGAATGCGTTTCATGGCTCAAATTCTCCGCGATTGAAGAGCACTTTTATAGCAGGCAGCATGAGACTTGTGGGAGTTACGCCCGTGAAGTTATAGAAACTTTGAAACGTGATATTCTCAAAAGAGGTCATAGTTCTTCTGATAATCCTTTAATCACTCATGCCGAAGCTGCAAAGCTCTTGAACTCGCTCTTGAAACTGCGCCAAGCTTGCTGCCACCCTCAAGTAGGGAACTCTGGTTTACCTTCGTTGCAACAAACGCCAATGACCATGGAACAGATTCTTATG gtcCTTGTGAAAAAGACTCAGAGCGAAGGAGAAGAAGCTCTTAGAGTGTTGATCGTTGCTTTAAACGGGATTGCTGCTATTTCCATGCTTAAGCAAGAGTTTTCCGAAGCGGTATCGTTATACAAGGAAGCATTGAATATAACTGAAGAGCACGCTGAAGATTTTCGTCTTGATCCATTGTTGAATATTCATATCCTTCACAATCTAGCCGAGATACTACCACTGGTTCAAAGCCACAAAAGAGATGTGAAAGATGACGATCATCATCGTGCAGCGAAAAGGCAAAGGATCAATGAGCTTGATAGTTCAACTCATGCTTCTTCAGAAAGTGGTTTAAAGAAGGATGTGGAGTATCATGAAGAGTGCAAAACTCTGGATACAGTTTGTGACACATTGAAAGTTAAGTATTTATCAGCATTCAACTCGAAGCTCTCTTCAGCACAGCAGGAGTTCAAAAAATCATACGATCAG GTTTCCGAGTCTTTGAGAAACATAGGGAGACAACGTTCGGTTTGGTGGTTAGATGCCCTCCAGCTTGCTGAACAAAATAAAGATTTCACCAGCGAGTTGACTAGGAAGATTGAAGAGGCCATCCATGTCTCCTCCAGAGAATCTTCTCG CTTTAGAACCATACATGGGATGAAACTTCATCTGCAGACATGTATGGATACGCTGGAAAGCTCTAGAAAAACAGTGATGGATAAGCTTTTAGAGATCGACCAGACTATGGAGAAACCAAGACTGGAGGATATTGAGTGTATTGGTAATTGCAAGTATTGTAATAAGAAAGATGATGGCCCTACTTGTATTCATTGCGAGCTAGATGAACGATTCCAG GAATATGAGGCTAGGCTGTTCCGTCTTAACAAATCTCGTGGAGGAGTAATGGAACATGCATCTGCTGAAGAGATGGTAGATCTACAGAAGAAGAAGTCTGCTCGTAACCATTTCTTTTTCGGTTTGTCATCGAGAAACAATGATGTAAATCCATCTCATGTTGATAACGAAGAACCCACCAAAAGAAATGCTAGTGACGCCGTTATT GTTTCAAAATCTGCATCTGAGACGGAAGTGGTTCTTGGTGTGATAAGAAACCATTGCAAATCTTATTTAGACAGTGAAAGCAAATTGGCAGCTAAAAACCATTTAAAAACTCTTGAG GTGATGAGGAAGGAATATGCACATGCAAGGGCCTTGGCTAGGGATCAAGCTCACCTCCTACGTGCCTATGATGAGATTAAGATGGCGACAATGAGACTACAGCTTAGAGAATCTGAAGATGACACGGCCATTTATGCTTTGAGCCTTGATGAGTTAGACGCTGCTAGTGTCCAGAACACTAATGATAAATTTTTGGCGCAGTCCTCGCTGCTTAGTATTAAAGGCAAGCTTCGTTATCTGAAG GGGTTGATAGAAACCAAACAGAAACAAGGAGAGAGTCAAGATCACTCCTCACCAGTAGAGGAAACAGCTAAGGCTTCAGATCCTGTTGAACAGGAAAGAGAAAACGTTGTAAAGCGAGAGGATGCATGTCCTATTTGTCATGAAACCCTACGAAATCAGAAGATGGTTTTCCAGTGTGGGCACAGCACTTGCTGTAAAT GCTTTTTCTCCATGACAGAGCGTGGTTCGGTTCATGAAACTATGCGAAAGTGGGTGATGTGTCCAATATGCAGGCAACATACAGATGTTGGAAACATTGCGTATGCTGATGACAGACAAAACGGTTATTCGTCAGGTCAAGATCACAGAGAAAACGAAGCATCATTATCTGTTCAAGGTTCATATGGAACAAAG ATTGAAGCTGTTACTAGAAGACTCTTATGGATCAAGTCAAGTGACCCGGAAGCTAAGGTTCTTGTTTTCTCCAGCTGGAACGATGTTCTTGATGTGTTGGAACATGCCTTCTCTGCCAACGGCATCACTTTCATTCGGATGAAAGGAGGAAG AAAATCACAGACGGCAATTAGCAAATTCAAGGGGACAGAGAAAGAATCGATCCAAGTCCTGCTGCTTCTGGTGCAACATGGTGCCAATGGTCTTAATCTTCTGGAAGCACAGCATGTTGTTCTAGTGGAGCCGCTTCTGAATCCAGCTGCTGAAGCGCAAGCTGTTGGGCGTGTTCACCGGATAGGACAAGATAAGCCTACTCTAGTTCATCGCTTCCTG GTAACGGGTACAGTGGAAGACAGCATCTACAAGCTGAACAGGAGCAAGGACATAAACGTAAGCTCATTTAGCAGCAGCAGGAATACAAAGAATCAAGATCAACAGAATCTGACACTAAGAGACCTCGAGTGTCTGTTTGCTTCACCACCAGCAGAAGAGACGGAAGAAAACGAGGAAGATGGAGAGAGGAATCTGAGAGATCTACCGCCCTCAGTCGCTGCAGCTATGGCAGCCGAGAGGAGAATGAAAGAAAGTAATGATGCATCAACATCATCATGA
- the LOC106431077 gene encoding autophagy-related protein 18c — protein sequence MSSTASSPQRVLQPGGYNGNDSRSSSTSSSFLRPELESTETEEAELVSVSWNQDSSCFAAGTSHGFRIYNCEPFKETFRRDLKNGGFKIVEMLFRSNILALVGGGPNSQYPSTKVLIWDDHQSRCISEFSFRSEIRAVKLSRDWIVVVLEHKIYVYSFVDLRLLLQIETYANPRGLCCLSHDSDTSVLACPGLLRGEIRVEHFGLNMVQTINAHDASIACMTLTLDGLLLATASTKGTLIRIFNTMDGTRLQEVRRGVDRADIYSIALSPNVQWLAVSSDKGTVHIFSLRVRVVGEDSQSSENAALLTQGTYSNSLQGLVSPPTGTNPGSSLSFMRGVLPKYFSSEWSFAQFHVSEVTQFFAAFGSHNTVAITGMDGSFYRCSFDPVNGGEMVQLEHIHFLKTDNRPR from the exons ATGAGTTCAACTGCTTCAAGTCCCCAAAGAGTCCTGCAACCAGGTGGTTATAATGGTAATGACTCTCGAAGTAGCAGCACTTCTAGTTCCTTTCTGCGTCCAGAGTTAGAATCAACTGAAACCGAAGAAGCAGAGCTAGTTTCTGTGTCTTGGAACCAGGACTCCAGTTGTTTCGCTGCTGGAACAAGTCATGGTTTCCGCATATACAACTGTGAGCCTTTCAAAGAAACTTTCAGACGCGACCTGAAGAACGGTGGTTTCAAAATCGTTGAGATGCTTTTCCGGAGCAACATCTTGGCCCTTGTTGGCGGTGGACCTAACTCTCAGTACCCTTCGACCAAAGTACTGATCTGGGATGATCACCAGAGCCGCTGCATCAGTGAATTTTCTTTTAGGTCTGAGATTCGTGCGGTGAAGTTAAGTAGGGATTGGattgttgttgttcttgagCATAAGATATATGTCTACAGTTTCGTGGACCTGAGACTTCTTCTTCAGATTGAAACGTATGCAAATCCGAGAGGATTGTGCTGCCTTTCTCATGACTCGGATACATCTGTGCTGGCTTGCCCTGGTTTACTTCGAGGAGAGATTCGAGTTGAACATTTTGGGCTTAACATGGTGCAAACCATAAATGCACATGACGCCAGTATTGCGTGCATGACCTTGACGCTTGATGGTCTGTTGCTGGCAACTGCTAGTACAAAGGGGACACTGATTAGAATCTTCAACACAATGGACGGAACTCGTTTGCAAGAG GTAAGAAGAGGAGTGGACAGAGCAGATATTTATAGCATTGCACTTTCACCAAACGTGCAGTGGCTGGCAGTATCAAGCGACAAGGGGACTGTTCATATTTTCTCTCTTAGAGTTAGGGTAGTTGGGGAGGATTCTCAATCCAGTGAAAATGCAGCTCTCCTGACACAAGGAACTTATTCTAATTCTCTGCAAGGCCTTGTTTCTCCACCCACTGGTACCAATCCTGGTTCCTCTCTGTCATTTATGAGAg GTGTTCTACCAAAGTATTTCAGCTCGGAGTGGTCATTTGCACAGTTCCATGTATCAGAAGTCACACAATTCTTCGCTGCATTTGGCAGTCACAACACAGTTGCTATCACCGGCATGGATGGAAG TTTCTACAGATGCAGCTTTGATCCTGTGAATGGGGGAGAGATGGTGCAGCTTGAACATATCCACTTTCTAAAGACTGATAACCGCCCAAGATAG
- the LOC106431107 gene encoding phosphatidylinositol 4-kinase gamma 1-like, which produces MNCLATTITITCKPTLISDMAVAIDPFSDKFPYFNRSSQRCRLQSLTNLDFSFLQSFKPKPEDDNIHRSVSSPCFSIAASANMEEDKKTTAAPQIEILGGQRVTTVRALVAEVTMAIVSGAQPMLLPSGLGGAYLLQTGKGHNIAVAKPVDEEPLALNNPKKSGSLRLGQPGMKHSIPVGETGVRELAAYLLDYQGFSSVPPTALVSISHVPFHVSNAFSSMPYKVASLQRFVCHDFDAGELGPGSFTVDSVHRIGILDVRVLNLDRHAGNMLVKRCDRDKGVGTAELVPIDHGLCLPECLDDPYFEWLNWPQALVPFTDTELEYISSLDPFKDAELLRSELHSLPESAIRVLIVCTVFLKQAAASGLCLAEIGEKMTRDFARSEDSFSLLETLCTKAKATVVNKGNEVKCEVEVHVSKPPLAPKGPHAKEKKRGNTMRSMSPSMSVHHAESEGVSFGDMTTVQWDMFLESFQRLLQEALSKRLVPSLGKQ; this is translated from the coding sequence ATGAATTGCTTGGCTACGACCATAACCATCACTTGCAAACCAACATTGATCTCGGATATGGCCGTGGCTATTGATCCATTCAGTGACAAGTTCCCTTACTTCAACCGTTCCTCACAAAGATGCAGACTCCAATCCCTCACCAACCTTGACTTCAGCTTCCTTCAATCCTTTAAACCAAAACCTGAAGATGACAACATCCATAGAAGCGTCTCTTCTCCTTGCTTCTCTATAGCTGCCTCTGCTAACATGGAAGAAGATAAGAAAACAACCGCTGCTCCACAGATTGAGATTCTTGGTGGACAGAGAGTTACCACCGTTCGTGCCCTAGTGGCTGAGGTGACAATGGCTATTGTCTCCGGAGCCCAGCCTATGCTTTTACCAAGTGGCTTGGGAGGTGCCTATCTTCTCCAAACCGGGAAGGGTCACAACATTGCTGTGGCTAAACCGGTTGATGAGGAGCCTTTAGCTTTAAACAACCCTAAAAAGTCTGGAAGTTTGAGGCTAGGGCAACCTGGTATGAAACACTCTATTCCTGTTGGTGAAACTGGTGTAAGAGAGTTAGCTGCTTACTTACTTGACTACCAAGGCTTCTCTAGTGTTCCACCAACAGCTTTGGTTAGTATCTCACATGTTCCTTTCCACGTCAGCAACGCCTTCTCCTCCATGCCCTATAAGGTTGCTTCCTTGCAGAGATTTGTGTGTCATGATTTTGATGCTGGAGAGTTAGGTCCAGGAAGCTTCACGGTTGATTCGGTTCATAGGATAGGTATACTTGATGTGAGGGTGTTGAACCTTGACAGGCACGCAGGGAATATGCTGGTGAAGAGATGTGATCGAGACAAGGGAGTTGGAACTGCTGAGCTTGTCCCTATAGATCATGGTCTTTGCCTCCCTGAGTGTCTAGATGATCCTTACTTTGAATGGCTTAACTGGCCTCAAGCTTTGGTTCCATTCACAGACACTGAGCTGGAGTATATATCTAGTCTAGATCCTTTCAAGGACGCAGAGCTTTTGAGAAGTGAACTACACTCTTTGCCTGAATCTGCCATAAGGGTCCTTATAGTATGCACCGTTTTCTTGAAACAAGCAGCTGCTTCAGGGCTTTGTCTTGCAGAGATAGGTGAGAAGATGACTCGAGACTTCGCTAGAAGTGAAGATAGTTTCAGTCTGTTGGAGACCCTTTGCACCAAAGCAAAAGCAACTGTAGTTAACAAAGGAAATGAAGTGAAATGTGAAGTGGAGGTTCATGTATCTAAACCACCTTTGGCTCCCAAAGGACCACatgcaaaagaaaagaagagaggaaacACCATGAGGAGCATGAGCCCATCAATGAGTGTGCACCATGCTGAATCAGAAGGTGTTTCTTTCGGGGACATGACAACAGTCCAATGGGACATGTTCCTGGAGAGCTTCCAGAGACTTTTGCAAGAAGCACTGAGCAAAAGGCTAGTGCCAAGTTTaggaaaacaataa
- the LOC106391619 gene encoding probable RNA-binding protein EIF1AD, with protein sequence MNRGRRNLKQAASEQDFTLEECQSIAQVVSLRGSNQIEIMDAKGENSLALFPAKFRESMWIRRGSFVVIDHTGKEKAQESGSKVTSIVCKVLFFEQIRLLQKSPEWPEIFRDAKPVPADESSQIPIPQDDDIDLSDESDDGMPPLEANTNRLRPFGVQCDAETDSGSDSDS encoded by the exons ATGAACAGAGGAAGAAGGAATCTGAAACAAGCGGCGTCGGAGCAGGACTTCACGCTTGAGGAATGTCAGAGCATCGCTCAGGTCGTCTCTCTCAGAGGTTCCAATCAAATTGAG ATAATGGATGCAAAAGGAGAGAACTCATTAGCCTTGTTTCCAGCCAAGTTTCGTGAGAGCATGTGGATCAGACGAG GAAGCTTTGTAGTGATTGATCATACAGGAAAGGAAAAGGCGCAAGAATCTGGTAGCAAAGTTACATCTATTGTCTGTAAAGTTCTCTTCTTTGAGCAAATCCGTCTCCTCCAAAAGTCTCCTGAATG GCCAGAGATCTTCAGAGATGCTAAGCCAGTTCCAGCTGATGAAAGCTCTCAAATCCCCATCCCACAGGACGATGATATAGATTTGAGTGATGAGAGTGATGATGGGATGCCTCCACTGGAAGCAAACACAAACAGATTGAGGCCGTTTGGGGTGCAGTGTGATGCAGAAACAGATTCTGGATCAGATTCTGACTCATAG